The following coding sequences lie in one Musa acuminata AAA Group cultivar baxijiao chromosome BXJ1-8, Cavendish_Baxijiao_AAA, whole genome shotgun sequence genomic window:
- the LOC135582749 gene encoding uncharacterized protein LOC135582749 isoform X3 — MFILLLAEALIVAPSVLRSRHLKFFYFKETKVIRKENILMPFLRPFSGMRLPGVLSFPSCFHGFSLPFFLLKDIGSWSKTWRL, encoded by the exons ATGTTCATATTGCTCCTCGCGGAGGCTCTCATCGTAGCGCCTTCTGTTCTCAGATCTCGGCACCTAAA GTTCTTTTACTTCAAGGAGACAAAGGTAATCAGGAAAGAGAATATCCTGATGCCTTTTCTGAGACCTTTTTCAGGCATGCGATTGCCAGGGGTTCTCAG CTTTCCTTCCTGTTTCCATGGGTTCTCATTGCCATTTTTTCTGTTGAAGGACATAG GCAGTTGGAGCAAGACCTGGAGACTGTAA
- the LOC135582749 gene encoding uncharacterized protein LOC135582749 isoform X2, translating into MFILLLAEALIVAPSVLRSRHLKFFYFKETKVIRKENILMPFLRPFSGMRLPGVLSFPSCFHGFSLPFFLLKDIVGARPGDCNNCTAARTIRDHRAQVFGC; encoded by the exons ATGTTCATATTGCTCCTCGCGGAGGCTCTCATCGTAGCGCCTTCTGTTCTCAGATCTCGGCACCTAAA GTTCTTTTACTTCAAGGAGACAAAGGTAATCAGGAAAGAGAATATCCTGATGCCTTTTCTGAGACCTTTTTCAGGCATGCGATTGCCAGGGGTTCTCAG CTTTCCTTCCTGTTTCCATGGGTTCTCATTGCCATTTTTTCTGTTGAAGGACATAG TTGGAGCAAGACCTGGAGACTGTAATAACTGTACTGCAGCCAGGACCATTAGGGATCATCGAGCACAAGTTTTCGGCTGCTGA
- the LOC135582749 gene encoding uncharacterized protein LOC135582749 isoform X1 — translation MFILLLAEALIVAPSVLRSRHLKFFYFKETKVIRKENILMPFLRPFSGMRLPGVLRQLEQDLETVITVLQPGPLGIIEHKFSAAEVQEAKAIVQIAVENWRRNSAHERNGYVWQQSKSATSQE, via the exons ATGTTCATATTGCTCCTCGCGGAGGCTCTCATCGTAGCGCCTTCTGTTCTCAGATCTCGGCACCTAAA GTTCTTTTACTTCAAGGAGACAAAGGTAATCAGGAAAGAGAATATCCTGATGCCTTTTCTGAGACCTTTTTCAGGCATGCGATTGCCAGGGGTTCTCAG GCAGTTGGAGCAAGACCTGGAGACTGTAATAACTGTACTGCAGCCAGGACCATTAGGGATCATCGAGCACAAGTTTTCGGCTGCTGAGGTGCAAGAAGCAAAGGCCATAGTCCAAATCGCAGTTGAGAATTGGCGAAGGAATTCTGCACATGAAAGAAATGGCTACGTTTGGCAGCAGTCCAAAAGTGCAACATCACAGGAGTGA
- the LOC135587336 gene encoding putative serine/threonine-protein kinase, which translates to MSSSIAAIVGAAAGGLALLAIIIGFLWFYILCCRTPANKSSETGSSDPSNPVEWGRRDRISCAGCGLASEHQGARQFTLEELEEATKNFSESNIVGTGGFGLVYKGLLLDGTIVAIKRRVSVPRQAFIEQVMILSEIRHRNLVTLIGYCQEGGLQMLVFEYLPNGSVSNHLYDSEQHSLTRLEFKQRLAVAIGAAKGLAHLHSLSPPLVHQDFKTSNVLVDENFIAKVADAGFFKLLQGSGEVGPQGSSNIFQDPGVGELQGFSEASDIYSFGVFLLELISGIEVTHCISQDSYSFLVQWVEAHMGSNDLIDRRLESGFTSEGMKELIALTFQCLNPSEHSRPKMRAVVVELDRILETEMALTTVMGDGTAIVTLGSQLFTSA; encoded by the exons ATGTCAAGTTCGATTGCAGCCATAGTTGGAGCTGCTGCAGGTGGCCTTGCATTGTTGGCGATCATCATTGGGTTTCTGTGGTTCTACATTTTGTGTTGTAGGACCCCTGCAAATAAAAGTTCTGAGACTGGTTCTTCGGACCCATCTAATCCAG TGGAATGGGGTAGGAGAGATCGGATATCATGTGCCGGTTGTGGTCTTGCAAGTGAACATCAGGGTGCCAGGCAATTTACTCTAGAAGAATTGGAAGAAGCCACCAAGAACTTTAGTGAAAGCAACATTGTTGGTACTGGCGGTTTCGGTTTGGTGTACAAGGGTTTGCTTCTTGATGGGACCATTGTAGCGATAAAAAGGCGTGTAAGTGTTCCAAGGCAGGCATTTATTGAACAG GTTATGATTTTATCAGAAATCAGGCATCGCAATCTAGTTACTCTTATTGGTTATTGTCAGGAAGGTGGTCTGCAAATGCTCGTTTTTGAATATTTGCCTAATGGAAGTGTCTCCAATCACTTGTATG ATAGTGAACAACATTCCCTTACAAGGCTTGAATTTAAACAAAGGCTTGCAGTAGCTATTGGAGCAGCCAAAG GATTAGCCCATCTGCACAGTCTTTCACCTCCTTTAGTACATCAAGACTTCAAAACAAGCAACGTCTTGGTTGACGAGAACTTTATTGCAAAAGTGGCTGATGCAGGTTTTTTTAAATTACTACAAGGAAGTGGAGAAGTTGGACCTCAAGGAAGTAGCAATATCTTCCAAGATCCAGG GGTTGGAGAATTACAGGGATTTTCTGAAGCCAGTGATATTTATAGCTTTGGGGTGTTTCTTCTAGAGCTCATAAGTGGCATCGAAGTGACACATTGCATCTCTCAAGATTCATACAGTTTCTTAGTCCAGTGG GTGGAAGCACATATGGGCTCAAATGATCTCATTGATCGCCGGCTAGAGAGTGGTTTTACTTCTGAAGGGATGAAAGAGCTAATTGCACTGACTTTTCAATGCTTGAATCCATCCGAGCACAGCCGTCCAAAGATGAGAGCTGTTGTTGTAGAGCTTGACCGGATTCTTGAGACAGAGATGGCACTGACAACGGTCATGGGTGACGGCACAGCGATAGTCACCCTCGGAAGCCAGTTATTTACTTCAGCATGA